ATTGGTTCATCTTGATTTTCCCGCCACACGATCCTTTGAAGTGGTTGATCTACTTCCTGCACCCTTATCTGTcggtacattttttcaatgtCGCCGACCAACGCAATTGCATGTGTACGAAACTTCAGAAGTAGAGACAGTAAATCCTTTTGTATGACTGGACCCACCAAAAGAATGTCGTTCAAGGAATACCCCGAAGATGTTTTACAcgatgcatcgaagaccactCTGGTTTTAGTCGTAGTGCTGGACTCCTTGAACACTGCATGATGTGGTAGAAAACAATGAGAAATGTTAATATCAGGATTGTCCAATTTCTGCATATGTCCTAGTCGTTCATACTCTCTCATGAACTCGTGGTAAGAACTCTTTACAATTGCGTCTGACTCGAGCCGTCGCTCTAGAGTCCTGAATCGCCGTagcgcgatactttttgattcACCCAATTGTTTAGTTGAATCATTTGTTCTCGGCAGTCGCACTGCATACCTTCCCGATGGTTCTCTAATAACTGTGGCATTGTAATGCGCTTCACATTCTGTGTTGGGTTGGTATGATTGTTCCGGGACTGCATCGAGTTGCCAAAACCTTTGTAGCACATTTTCGAGACCGACTGTTGTCACATGACAAGCTAACGATTTGGTTGGAAGTGCCTCTCGCAGAGGTCCACACACGACCCAGCCAAACATCGTTTCCACTAGCAGCGGATCCCCAGCTTCTAGATGaatccgtttcccggtgaatAGTTGTTGATAATGTTCTGCTCCAATGATCATGTCGATCGGAGCCGGTTTGTAAAACGTTGGATCAGCCAATTCTACGTCGGGTAGCTTTAGACTGCTTGTACTGATGACACTTGATGGTAAATCAGATGTTGGTTTCTCCATTATGTAAAAGTTCTCTGTGCTGTAGAACGAATTCACCTTCGAATGAATAGTTGCGTGGGTCTCATATTTCACCCGATGCATGCTTTCTGCGATGCCTACTATCTGTGTATTAGTTTTTGACCAGCGAAGCTGGAGTTTTGCAGCCAACCTTTTCGACATAAAGTTGCACATTGATGCCGAATCTAATAGCGCACGAGCGTGATGGCGGTTTCCGTACCGATCCAGTACCCAGACGGTTACCGTTTCTAGTAACACCGTGCTGGCATACACTCGAGCCGATAGGCTGGCATTCGTTCCTGTTGGTTCAGGAATGGACTTGTTTTCGTGTACCAATGTATGATGCTTCTGGGAACACACCCGGCAAAcgtgtttcgatttgcagAATTTCACTTGGTGACCAACActtaaacaattccaacacagttttttttgtgtgactaCTTCCCGTCGTTTTTGCACGGGTAAAGCTGCCAGTTCGTCGCATTGAAACGTTCGATGATGCTCGGCACACATCGCACATTGTTGTGGAGCACTgaacttgctgctggtgtaggTAGCCTTTGTGTTGGTGGTCTTCGGCGTGTGCCTTGCACCGTCTTCCTTTGTTTGATGCGTTTGCTGCCTAACACTGCCTGTCGTTCGCTCCGCCGTTTTTCGTGGTATGCGCGTTACTGATATTGCgtcttccgttacgtcttccatGAAATGAGCAAACGACGCGAGGCTACTGGTACCGTCACGA
Above is a genomic segment from Anopheles cruzii unplaced genomic scaffold, idAnoCruzAS_RS32_06 scaffold01666_ctg1, whole genome shotgun sequence containing:
- the LOC128276588 gene encoding uncharacterized protein LOC128276588 gives rise to the protein MSETKASGSASAEQQAAFGLTPVIRQPDARQRRVRSSTASTTSSVRDRRANLKIQMLEEQKNRQLERLKQETEIEEKFVQEKYRVLEEQLGEEDDIVSSVSHAADRVASWVTHHNVESHREGDVTKEIRRMRTELEQPRPEIAEMRENALPTSVGVEASSWTLTKEQKAARQSLPKDLPDFSGDPAEWPTFISSFNFSTNACGFQNGENMIRLQRCLKGAAKEAVRGRLLLPSSVPSVIHVLQRRFGRPELLLDVLIDRVRKTPSPRADDLESLIEFGEVAQSLCEHVRSAGMVEHLKNPMLITELVEKLPCEYRMQWARRIRDGTSSLASFAHFMEDVTEDAISVTRIPRKTAERTTGSVRQQTHQTKEDGARHTPKTTNTKATYTSSKFSAPQQCAMCAEHHRTFQCDELAALPVQKRREVVTQKKLCWNCLSVGHQVKFCKSKHVCRVCSQKHHTLVHENKSIPEPTGTNASLSARVYASTVLLETVTVWVLDRYGNRHHARALLDSASMCNFMSKRLAAKLQLRWSKTNTQIVGIAESMHRVKYETHATIHSKVNSFYSTENFYIMEKPTSDLPSSVISTSSLKLPDVELADPTFYKPAPIDMIIGAEHYQQLFTGKRIHLEAGDPLLVETMFGWVVCGPLREALPTKSLACHVTTVGLENVLQRFWQLDAVPEQSYQPNTECEAHYNATVIREPSG